From one Synechococcus sp. UW69 genomic stretch:
- a CDS encoding DUF6816 family protein gives MERRLWMLLIGLTILLSGGPAWAQGSLEHRLNNWPDWSLPAPLPRPSNRDDLVYPDWFEGLWQVESVDLDAPGDPALLHQARFQADQRGRLIGDRSFNATAIGRALLGKQLLGVEEDPDSANRQIARLKGDLFLETTVTGRRQESPNPETFLADELVLQILHTPGPPRLSRIETLSRYSRCGEDICAEQWQGRYASPGESLRDQAIAQHHYKLRFTPLPASAPSI, from the coding sequence ATGGAACGGCGGTTGTGGATGCTGCTGATCGGCCTCACCATCCTGCTCAGTGGCGGCCCCGCCTGGGCTCAAGGCAGCCTTGAGCACCGGCTGAACAATTGGCCCGATTGGAGCCTTCCGGCACCGTTGCCGCGGCCCTCGAATCGGGACGACCTGGTTTATCCCGACTGGTTTGAGGGGCTTTGGCAAGTGGAAAGCGTTGATCTGGATGCCCCAGGCGATCCAGCTCTGCTCCACCAGGCACGGTTCCAGGCCGACCAACGCGGTCGCCTGATCGGCGATCGAAGCTTCAATGCCACAGCCATTGGCCGAGCCCTGCTCGGGAAGCAGCTGCTGGGGGTCGAGGAAGACCCCGACTCCGCCAATCGCCAGATCGCTCGACTGAAAGGCGACCTGTTCCTGGAGACAACGGTGACGGGCCGCCGCCAGGAGAGCCCGAACCCAGAGACTTTCCTGGCCGACGAACTGGTGCTGCAGATCTTGCATACCCCAGGACCTCCGCGGTTGAGCAGAATCGAAACCCTCAGCCGCTACAGCCGCTGCGGCGAAGACATCTGCGCTGAGCAGTGGCAAGGGCGCTATGCCTCCCCAGGCGAAAGCCTGCGGGATCAGGCCATTGCTCAGCACCACTACAAACTGCGCTTCACACCTCTTCCAGCGTCCGCTCCATCAATTTGA
- a CDS encoding lipid-A-disaccharide synthase-related protein: protein MARILLLSNGHGEDLSGALLAQDLQQQGHSVQALPLAGLGSAYRKAHVPLLGRSHEFSTGGIGYTSLQGRLTELLQGQVLYLLRRLMRLLRHRQRFDLILVVGDVIPVIAAWLSHRPVATYLVAYSSHYEGQLRLPWPCAALLKSKRFKAVYSRDQRTAEDLSHQLHRPVTFLGNPFMDSVLTGAATATASGQRIGLLPGSRRPELEQNLQLLLQLMELLPNTPPCSVDLALVPSLDDVSLQRLSNRVGWRLMNGVLHRDGSVSINVRRGAFNAVLQNSDLMIGMAGTAIEQAVGLAKPVLQVPGQGPQFTAAFAEAQRRLLGPTVFCAPGESGSREALKATAELALALLDRFRRDPSFQKQCRVEAKRRLGEAGGGPRMTAAISALLP, encoded by the coding sequence ATGGCACGCATCCTTCTGCTGAGCAATGGCCACGGCGAAGACCTCTCCGGCGCCCTGCTAGCCCAAGACCTTCAGCAGCAAGGGCACAGCGTGCAGGCGCTCCCCCTGGCGGGACTCGGCAGCGCCTACCGCAAGGCCCACGTGCCGCTGCTGGGACGCAGCCATGAATTCAGCACCGGCGGCATCGGCTACACCAGCCTTCAGGGTCGCCTGACAGAACTGCTGCAGGGGCAGGTGCTGTATCTGCTCAGACGCCTGATGCGTCTGCTGCGTCACCGGCAGCGCTTTGATCTGATCCTGGTGGTGGGAGATGTGATTCCCGTTATCGCTGCATGGCTCAGTCACCGCCCCGTTGCGACCTACCTAGTGGCCTACTCCAGCCACTACGAAGGGCAGCTGCGCCTGCCCTGGCCCTGCGCCGCTCTGCTGAAAAGCAAACGGTTCAAAGCCGTTTACAGCCGCGATCAACGCACCGCTGAGGATCTCAGTCACCAACTGCATCGGCCGGTGACCTTCCTGGGCAATCCATTCATGGATTCAGTGCTGACAGGGGCAGCCACAGCGACAGCCAGCGGTCAGCGCATCGGTCTGTTGCCCGGCAGCCGCCGACCGGAACTGGAGCAGAACCTGCAGCTGCTGCTGCAGCTGATGGAGCTGCTGCCCAACACACCACCCTGCAGCGTGGATCTGGCCTTGGTGCCCAGTCTGGATGACGTCAGCCTGCAGCGACTGAGCAACAGGGTCGGCTGGCGGTTGATGAATGGCGTGCTGCATCGCGATGGATCCGTGTCGATCAACGTGCGCCGCGGGGCGTTCAATGCCGTGCTGCAGAACAGCGATCTGATGATCGGTATGGCGGGCACCGCCATCGAGCAGGCCGTTGGACTGGCCAAACCGGTGCTGCAGGTGCCAGGCCAGGGGCCGCAATTCACCGCGGCGTTCGCAGAAGCCCAGCGGCGCCTGCTGGGCCCCACCGTGTTCTGCGCCCCCGGGGAGAGCGGCAGCCGTGAGGCCCTCAAGGCCACAGCAGAGTTGGCCTTGGCGCTGCTGGATCGCTTCCGAAGGGATCCAAGCTTCCAGAAGCAATGCCGAGTGGAAGCAAAACGACGCCTTGGAGAGGCGGGTGGAGGCCCGAGAATGACGGCAGCCATCAGTGCACTGCTGCCATGA
- a CDS encoding glycosyltransferase family 2 protein — translation MLSLSMIVRDEEARLGECLRSVQGFADELVVVDTGSSDATVAIAEAAGARVEHITWPGDFAPARNQAMEFLNGDWVLVLDADEQLRPEAIPALKALMAQPDVLVINLLRYEVGAAMAPYSSVSRLFRRHPSIHWSRPYHSMIDDSVRALLETEPHWRIADCSEPSILHDGYRPELLEGSDKADRLRQAMEDDLRDRPGDPYASAKLGGLLISEGKTDQAIPLLQSGLKQCDAASAERYELLLHLGLALTPSDPAQAVRCYRQALEIPLDTRVSLGARLNLAARLMEQGDLEEAISLTHTAAQRAPEVALAWYNLGLMQRRRGDLAAALEAYGRALALDPNNAACHQNNAVAQLLGGNIDAARSSFIRAISLLQAQGQSDAADQLREKVQGVVKLNGEAVA, via the coding sequence ATGCTCAGCCTCTCGATGATCGTGCGCGATGAAGAGGCGCGTCTCGGGGAGTGTCTGCGCTCCGTGCAGGGCTTTGCCGACGAGCTGGTGGTGGTCGACACCGGCTCCAGCGATGCCACGGTGGCCATTGCCGAAGCCGCCGGAGCCCGGGTGGAACACATCACCTGGCCTGGGGACTTCGCCCCGGCCCGTAACCAGGCCATGGAGTTTCTCAACGGTGACTGGGTGCTGGTGCTGGACGCCGATGAACAGCTGCGCCCCGAGGCCATCCCCGCCCTGAAGGCTCTGATGGCCCAGCCCGATGTGCTGGTAATCAACCTGCTGCGCTACGAGGTGGGAGCCGCCATGGCGCCCTATTCGAGCGTCAGTCGCCTGTTCCGCCGCCACCCCTCAATTCATTGGAGTCGGCCATATCACTCGATGATCGACGACAGCGTTCGCGCCCTGCTGGAGACCGAACCCCACTGGCGCATCGCCGATTGCAGTGAACCTTCGATCCTCCACGACGGCTACCGACCGGAGCTGCTGGAGGGCAGCGACAAGGCGGATCGCCTGAGGCAGGCCATGGAAGACGACCTGCGGGACCGCCCCGGTGATCCTTACGCCAGCGCCAAGCTCGGGGGTCTGTTGATCAGTGAAGGCAAGACCGACCAAGCCATCCCCCTGCTGCAAAGCGGCCTGAAGCAATGCGATGCGGCCAGTGCAGAACGCTATGAGCTGCTGCTGCACCTGGGATTGGCCCTGACCCCCAGCGATCCCGCCCAAGCGGTGCGCTGCTACCGGCAAGCCCTGGAGATTCCCCTCGACACCCGGGTGAGTCTGGGGGCCCGACTCAACCTGGCGGCCCGACTGATGGAACAGGGCGACCTTGAGGAAGCCATCAGCCTCACCCACACAGCCGCCCAGCGGGCCCCGGAAGTAGCCCTGGCCTGGTACAACCTGGGGCTGATGCAACGGCGACGCGGTGATCTCGCCGCGGCCCTCGAGGCCTACGGGCGCGCCCTCGCCCTGGATCCCAACAACGCCGCATGCCATCAGAACAACGCGGTGGCGCAATTGCTGGGCGGCAACATCGATGCCGCCCGCAGCAGCTTCATCCGCGCCATCAGCCTGCTTCAGGCGCAGGGGCAGTCCGACGCGGCCGACCAGCTCCGGGAGAAAGTGCAGGGGGTCGTGAAGCTGAACGGGGAGGCTGTCGCTTGA
- the zds gene encoding 9,9'-di-cis-zeta-carotene desaturase, whose amino-acid sequence MRVAIVGSGLAGLSAAVDLVDAGHEVNLYEARPFMGGKVGSWVDEGGNHIEMGLHVFFFNYANLFALMRKVGAFENLLPKQHTHLFVNKGGDLRELDFRFPIGAPFNGLKAFFTTPQLSWIDKLRNALALGTSPIVRGLVDYEGAMRTIRALDSVSFQDWFVGHGGSPESIRRMWNPVAYALGFIDCEAISARCMLTIFMMFAAKTEASKLNLLKGSPHRWLTGPIFDYIQQRGGKLHLRHRVKQVEFSEGEVPEITGLQLGTPEGDIRVEADAYLAACDVPGIQKLLPEAWNRYPQFEAIHQLEAVPVATVQLRYDGWVTELGDAQEAQRRDVATPTGLNNLLYTADADFSCFADLALASPEDYRKEGEGSLLQCVLTPGDPWIPKSVDEIVAHTDRQVRELFPSARNLKLTWSNVVKLAQSLYREAPGMEPYRPEQRTPISNFFLAGSYTRQDYIDSMEGATMSGHLAAAAILDRPVKLATNAAVA is encoded by the coding sequence GTGCGGGTCGCGATCGTTGGTTCCGGCCTCGCCGGCCTCTCCGCTGCTGTTGACCTCGTGGATGCAGGCCATGAGGTGAATCTCTACGAAGCCCGTCCGTTCATGGGCGGCAAAGTGGGCAGCTGGGTGGATGAGGGCGGTAACCACATTGAGATGGGGTTGCACGTTTTCTTCTTCAACTACGCCAACCTCTTCGCCTTGATGCGAAAGGTTGGGGCATTCGAGAACCTGTTGCCCAAGCAACACACGCACCTGTTCGTGAACAAGGGTGGTGATCTGCGGGAGCTGGATTTCCGCTTCCCCATCGGTGCGCCGTTCAATGGCCTCAAGGCCTTCTTCACCACGCCGCAGCTGAGCTGGATCGACAAGCTACGCAATGCCTTGGCCCTGGGCACCAGCCCGATCGTGCGTGGTTTGGTGGATTACGAGGGAGCGATGCGCACCATTCGTGCCCTCGACTCCGTCAGCTTCCAGGATTGGTTTGTGGGCCATGGCGGCAGCCCAGAAAGCATCCGGCGGATGTGGAACCCTGTCGCCTACGCCCTTGGTTTCATCGACTGCGAGGCCATCTCCGCTCGCTGCATGCTGACCATCTTCATGATGTTTGCTGCCAAGACAGAGGCCTCCAAGCTCAACCTGCTGAAGGGATCCCCCCACCGCTGGCTCACCGGGCCGATCTTTGACTACATCCAGCAGCGTGGCGGCAAGCTGCATCTGCGCCACCGGGTGAAGCAGGTGGAATTCAGCGAGGGCGAGGTGCCCGAGATCACTGGCCTCCAGCTCGGAACGCCTGAGGGAGACATTCGCGTTGAGGCCGATGCCTATCTGGCTGCCTGTGACGTGCCGGGGATTCAGAAGTTGTTGCCCGAAGCTTGGAACCGTTACCCGCAGTTCGAGGCGATTCATCAGCTGGAGGCCGTGCCGGTGGCCACGGTTCAGCTCCGTTACGACGGCTGGGTGACCGAGCTGGGGGATGCCCAGGAGGCCCAGCGTCGGGATGTGGCGACTCCCACAGGTCTGAACAATCTTCTGTACACCGCCGATGCCGACTTCAGCTGCTTCGCTGATCTGGCTCTGGCGAGCCCGGAGGACTACCGCAAGGAGGGTGAAGGATCCCTGCTGCAATGCGTGCTGACTCCTGGTGATCCCTGGATTCCCAAGTCGGTCGACGAGATCGTGGCCCACACCGACCGTCAGGTGCGGGAGTTATTTCCATCAGCCCGCAACCTCAAGCTCACCTGGAGCAACGTGGTGAAGCTGGCCCAGTCGTTGTACCGGGAAGCCCCGGGCATGGAGCCCTACCGCCCCGAGCAGCGCACACCGATCTCTAATTTCTTCCTTGCCGGCAGCTACACCCGCCAGGACTATATCGATTCGATGGAGGGGGCCACGATGAGCGGCCATCTGGCGGCGGCGGCCATTCTCGATCGGCCTGTGAAGCTGGCCACCAACGCGGCGGTGGCCTGA
- a CDS encoding DUF751 family protein, which yields MREFFLNVSRYPRYLVAFTLGVMNSVAEPLVARRSNPVTAIALIGALISGGISLTLVLRAMVNSAPMA from the coding sequence ATGCGGGAGTTTTTCCTCAACGTCTCCCGTTACCCCCGCTACTTGGTTGCCTTCACCCTCGGGGTGATGAATTCCGTCGCCGAACCCCTAGTCGCACGCCGGAGCAATCCCGTCACAGCCATCGCCTTGATCGGCGCCCTGATCAGCGGCGGAATCAGCCTCACACTTGTGCTGCGTGCCATGGTGAATTCAGCACCGATGGCGTGA
- a CDS encoding glycoside hydrolase family 3 N-terminal domain-containing protein, giving the protein MNSPASSNLRRQVAELLVLRASGHLSDHQRRYPQWELPNSTLQRLLQEGVGGVILLGGSAVELQQRTQQLQGWSSQRLLFCADVEEGVGQRFEGASWLVPPLALGRLYRGDPELAMALSERYGRCTGEQARRCGLNWVLGPVCDVNNNPANPVINVRAWGEDPSSASALAVAFQRGLSQADVLGCAKHFPGHGDTASDSHLDLPVLPHSRERLEQVELPPFRSAIAAGIDSVMTAHLLLPELDPQQPATLSKAVLTDLLRRQMGFNGLVVTDALVMEAISARHGAAEAAVLAFEAGADLILMPADADAAIDGLCAGFNSGRLPLERLEESRQRRAHALQSIPISAPSGPIVTAADQALEAELVRHSLTFCDAVVRADAGINLVRVDSLLPGAAALSGWSPALRIPETKGFRSVVLHGEGLSPWSGQPEAPLALDRLGDGAVLLQLFLRGNPFRAGRDAQEPWAAAIQQLVALNRLAGVVIYGSPYLWESLQAILPSGCPAAYSAGQMQEAQRQVLTELFPTSSPAGGGGAFTD; this is encoded by the coding sequence ATGAACAGCCCAGCGAGTAGCAACCTGCGTCGCCAGGTGGCTGAACTGCTGGTGCTGCGGGCCAGTGGTCATCTCAGCGACCATCAGCGCCGTTACCCGCAATGGGAACTGCCCAACAGCACACTCCAGCGTCTGCTGCAGGAAGGTGTCGGCGGCGTGATCCTGTTGGGGGGCAGCGCCGTTGAATTGCAGCAGCGCACCCAGCAACTGCAGGGATGGAGTAGCCAGCGGTTGCTGTTCTGCGCAGACGTAGAGGAGGGCGTGGGCCAACGCTTCGAAGGCGCCAGCTGGCTGGTGCCGCCCCTAGCCCTTGGCCGCCTCTACCGGGGCGACCCCGAGCTCGCCATGGCGCTAAGCGAACGCTACGGCCGCTGCACCGGCGAACAGGCCCGCCGCTGCGGCCTGAACTGGGTGCTGGGACCGGTATGCGACGTCAACAACAACCCCGCCAACCCCGTCATCAATGTGCGGGCCTGGGGCGAGGATCCCAGCAGTGCCAGCGCCCTGGCCGTAGCTTTTCAGCGGGGGCTATCGCAGGCCGATGTGCTCGGTTGTGCAAAGCACTTTCCCGGCCACGGCGACACCGCCAGCGACTCCCATCTCGACCTGCCGGTGTTGCCCCACAGCCGCGAACGGCTGGAACAGGTGGAACTGCCCCCATTCCGTTCCGCCATTGCCGCCGGCATTGACAGCGTGATGACGGCCCACCTGTTGCTGCCGGAACTGGATCCACAGCAGCCCGCCACCCTCTCCAAGGCCGTCCTCACCGATCTGCTGCGGCGCCAGATGGGGTTCAACGGTCTGGTCGTGACCGATGCCCTGGTGATGGAAGCGATCAGCGCACGGCATGGCGCAGCAGAAGCGGCTGTCCTGGCCTTTGAAGCCGGAGCCGACCTGATCCTGATGCCGGCGGATGCCGATGCCGCCATTGATGGCCTCTGCGCTGGCTTCAACAGCGGACGACTGCCCCTCGAGCGGTTGGAGGAGAGCCGTCAGCGCCGTGCCCATGCTCTGCAATCAATCCCAATCAGCGCCCCTTCAGGGCCGATTGTCACGGCAGCCGACCAGGCCCTGGAAGCGGAGCTGGTGCGCCACAGCCTCACCTTCTGCGATGCAGTGGTGCGGGCTGACGCAGGGATCAACCTGGTGCGGGTGGATTCACTGTTACCCGGCGCAGCCGCCCTCAGCGGCTGGTCACCGGCCCTGCGCATTCCGGAAACCAAAGGATTTCGCTCGGTGGTGCTGCATGGAGAAGGCCTTTCGCCCTGGAGCGGCCAGCCGGAGGCACCCCTTGCTCTGGACCGCCTCGGTGACGGAGCGGTGCTGCTGCAGCTGTTCCTGCGGGGCAACCCCTTCCGCGCTGGGCGGGACGCGCAGGAGCCCTGGGCTGCAGCCATCCAACAACTGGTCGCCCTCAACCGACTGGCCGGGGTCGTGATCTACGGCAGCCCCTACCTCTGGGAGAGCCTTCAGGCCATTCTGCCCAGCGGTTGCCCGGCCGCCTATTCCGCTGGCCAGATGCAGGAGGCCCAGCGCCAGGTGCTCACCGAGCTGTTTCCCACCAGTTCACCGGCTGGCGGAGGCGGTGCATTCACCGACTGA
- a CDS encoding iron-sulfur cluster assembly accessory protein, whose translation MTSTPDTAPAHTAKDGKGILITEPAMQQLAKLCGEQGDNQVLRVGVRSGGCSGMSYTMDFVPASDTLNDDETYEYMAADGQNFRVICDPKSLLYIYGMQLDFSTALIGGGFNFTNPNASQTCGCGSSFAV comes from the coding sequence ATGACTTCAACCCCCGATACTGCGCCGGCCCATACCGCCAAAGACGGCAAGGGCATCCTGATCACGGAACCGGCGATGCAGCAGTTGGCGAAGCTGTGTGGCGAACAGGGTGACAACCAGGTGCTGCGCGTCGGCGTCCGTTCCGGGGGCTGCAGCGGCATGAGCTACACGATGGATTTCGTGCCTGCCTCAGACACCCTCAACGATGACGAGACCTACGAGTACATGGCCGCGGATGGCCAGAACTTCCGGGTGATCTGCGATCCGAAAAGCCTGCTCTACATCTATGGAATGCAGCTGGACTTCAGCACAGCCCTGATTGGTGGCGGCTTCAACTTCACCAACCCCAACGCCAGCCAGACCTGTGGCTGCGGCAGTTCCTTTGCGGTGTGA
- a CDS encoding SRPBCC family protein — MGRWLEHTVTTEVQAPAAKVWEVWSDLEAMPRWMRWIESVKPLEDPDLTDWTLAAQGFRFSWKARITQRVEAQQLHWQSVGGLPTKGAVRFYPEADDRTVVKLSVAYELPRVLAPLMEPSILGGIVTKELQANLDRFRDLVEAGG; from the coding sequence ATGGGACGTTGGCTCGAACACACGGTCACCACCGAGGTGCAGGCACCGGCCGCCAAGGTCTGGGAGGTCTGGAGTGATCTCGAGGCGATGCCTCGCTGGATGCGTTGGATTGAGTCGGTCAAGCCCCTGGAGGATCCCGATCTCACCGATTGGACCCTGGCGGCCCAGGGGTTTCGCTTCAGCTGGAAAGCCCGGATCACGCAGCGGGTTGAAGCCCAGCAACTGCATTGGCAATCCGTGGGCGGATTGCCCACAAAGGGCGCGGTGCGCTTCTATCCCGAAGCCGACGACCGCACGGTGGTCAAATTGAGCGTGGCCTACGAATTGCCGCGGGTCTTGGCACCGTTAATGGAACCCAGCATCCTGGGGGGCATCGTGACCAAGGAGCTTCAGGCCAATCTTGACCGTTTCCGTGACCTGGTGGAAGCAGGCGGCTGA
- a CDS encoding uroporphyrinogen-III synthase, whose product MSHPLKSRTVIVTRAADQQGAARQLLEQRGATVLDLPALVIGPPDHWGPLDDALEELESFHWLVFSSANGVQAVEQRLQRMGRCLARRPASLKIAAVGRKTAQVLENLGAAADFVPPSFVADSLIDHFPVSGWGLKMLLPRVQSGGRTLLADAFGEAGVRVVEVAAYESGCPSSMPDPTAAALDEGSVDAIAFSSGKTAEHTAQLLEQRFGPGWAKRLEGVKVISIGPQTSRSCRQCFGRVDSEADPHDLEGLAEACAQAMQKS is encoded by the coding sequence TTGAGCCATCCCTTGAAGAGCCGAACGGTGATCGTCACCCGCGCGGCCGACCAGCAGGGAGCAGCGCGTCAGCTGCTGGAGCAGCGAGGTGCCACGGTACTGGATCTTCCGGCCCTGGTGATCGGACCGCCCGACCACTGGGGCCCCCTGGATGACGCCCTTGAGGAGCTAGAGAGCTTTCACTGGCTGGTGTTCTCTAGTGCCAATGGCGTGCAGGCCGTGGAGCAGAGGCTGCAGCGTATGGGCCGTTGCCTAGCCCGGCGCCCCGCCAGCCTCAAGATTGCGGCGGTGGGCCGCAAGACGGCGCAAGTGCTGGAGAACCTCGGGGCTGCGGCGGATTTTGTGCCCCCGAGCTTCGTGGCCGACAGCTTGATCGATCACTTCCCGGTGTCGGGCTGGGGCCTCAAGATGCTGTTGCCACGAGTGCAAAGCGGTGGTCGCACCCTGCTGGCGGATGCCTTCGGCGAGGCTGGAGTGCGGGTGGTGGAGGTAGCGGCCTACGAATCCGGATGCCCCTCCTCGATGCCGGACCCAACAGCAGCCGCCTTGGACGAGGGCAGCGTCGATGCCATCGCCTTCAGCAGCGGCAAGACGGCGGAGCACACAGCTCAGCTACTGGAGCAACGCTTCGGCCCAGGCTGGGCCAAACGACTGGAGGGGGTGAAAGTGATTTCGATCGGCCCCCAGACCAGTCGCAGCTGCCGGCAATGCTTCGGGCGGGTGGATTCCGAAGCCGACCCCCACGATCTCGAGGGACTGGCCGAGGCCTGTGCTCAGGCGATGCAGAAGTCCTGA
- a CDS encoding NAD(P)H-quinone oxidoreductase subunit O has protein sequence MAESDAAAPAKAKPAALRKGALVRVNKAAYSASLEAAASDPTAPAYIFEGPGELLLVKGEYGQVRWNRPVPDVWLRMDQLEACS, from the coding sequence ATGGCCGAATCCGACGCCGCTGCTCCCGCCAAGGCCAAGCCTGCTGCGTTGCGGAAAGGTGCTTTGGTCAGGGTGAACAAGGCCGCCTACAGCGCCAGCCTTGAAGCGGCTGCCAGCGACCCCACGGCACCCGCGTACATCTTTGAAGGCCCCGGTGAGCTGCTGCTGGTCAAGGGGGAGTACGGCCAGGTGCGTTGGAATCGCCCGGTACCCGATGTGTGGCTGCGGATGGATCAGCTGGAAGCCTGCTCCTGA
- a CDS encoding TIGR01777 family oxidoreductase, producing MRLLLFGCTGFVGRELLPLLLQAGHQLTVVSRRLARGYNTERADGRLIWMQLDPSSSSTWADDGLLEALKQADAVVNLAGEPIAEKRWTPAHRQLLETSRLQTTSQLVKAIEACSTPPKVLVNASAIGFYGSSLEQRFLESSKPGNDFLASLCQRWEAAAAAVPSSVRQVTLRIGIVLAADGGALGKMLPVFRTGFGGPIGSGRQWMSWIHRSDLCSLILQSLTDESWSGVINAVAPEPVSMAAFSKQLGRSLGRPSLLPVPGPVLQVLLGDGAKVVLEGQQVASERLDTMNFSFRYPDLASALAAATS from the coding sequence ATGCGTCTGCTGCTGTTCGGCTGCACTGGTTTCGTTGGCCGTGAGCTTCTGCCACTTCTGCTCCAGGCCGGCCATCAGCTCACCGTGGTCAGCCGTCGGCTGGCCCGTGGTTACAACACTGAACGGGCGGACGGGCGACTGATCTGGATGCAGCTCGACCCCTCCAGCAGCAGCACCTGGGCCGATGATGGGCTCCTGGAGGCCTTGAAGCAGGCAGATGCGGTGGTCAACCTGGCGGGGGAACCGATTGCTGAGAAGCGTTGGACTCCAGCTCATCGGCAGTTGCTGGAGACCAGCCGTCTGCAGACGACCTCGCAGCTGGTGAAGGCGATCGAGGCCTGTTCAACCCCGCCGAAGGTGCTGGTGAACGCTTCGGCGATCGGTTTCTACGGCTCCAGCCTGGAGCAGCGTTTTCTCGAATCGAGCAAACCCGGCAACGACTTTCTCGCCAGTTTGTGTCAGCGCTGGGAGGCGGCTGCCGCGGCAGTTCCCTCTTCGGTGCGGCAGGTCACCCTGCGGATCGGCATCGTGCTGGCCGCCGACGGCGGCGCGCTCGGAAAAATGCTTCCGGTGTTTCGTACGGGTTTTGGCGGTCCGATCGGCAGTGGCCGTCAGTGGATGAGTTGGATCCACCGCAGTGACCTTTGCTCTCTGATCCTTCAATCCCTCACGGACGAGAGCTGGAGTGGCGTGATCAATGCCGTTGCTCCCGAGCCGGTGTCGATGGCGGCCTTCAGCAAGCAGCTGGGACGCAGCCTGGGACGCCCCAGCCTGCTTCCGGTCCCTGGACCGGTGCTCCAGGTGCTCCTGGGGGATGGCGCCAAGGTGGTGCTGGAGGGCCAGCAGGTCGCTTCGGAGCGGCTGGACACCATGAACTTCAGCTTCCGTTACCCCGATCTGGCTTCAGCACTCGCCGCTGCCACCAGCTGA
- a CDS encoding glutathione S-transferase family protein translates to MLELHQFRHSAFCLKVRMVLQAKGLSFRTVEVTPGVGQVAVFRLSGQRQVPVLVDGEQVIADSSAIALHLNRREPDPALMPADPRQAAQVHLLEDWADTTLAMAGRSSLVQAAALDAELRVALLPDDLPDPVRSVMGVIPGGWVSNITELVNQKERTELLASLEQLAASVQASPWLVGDSLTLADIAVAAQLSLLRFPSSAGSALAGKGVPGLSDHPKLQSLFQWRDQLELKLMERTLEEV, encoded by the coding sequence ATGCTGGAGCTGCATCAATTCCGCCATTCCGCCTTCTGCCTCAAGGTGCGGATGGTGTTGCAGGCCAAAGGACTGAGTTTCCGCACCGTGGAGGTGACCCCTGGCGTTGGGCAGGTGGCCGTGTTCCGGCTGTCCGGGCAACGGCAGGTGCCTGTGCTGGTGGATGGGGAGCAGGTGATTGCCGACTCCAGTGCCATTGCGCTGCACCTGAATCGGCGTGAGCCCGACCCCGCTTTGATGCCGGCTGATCCACGCCAGGCTGCCCAGGTGCATCTGTTGGAGGACTGGGCAGATACCACCCTGGCGATGGCAGGTCGCTCGTCCCTGGTGCAGGCCGCGGCATTAGACGCCGAGCTACGTGTTGCACTGCTGCCCGACGATCTTCCCGATCCCGTGCGTTCGGTGATGGGTGTGATCCCCGGCGGTTGGGTCAGCAACATCACCGAGTTGGTCAACCAGAAGGAACGCACCGAGCTTCTTGCCAGCCTTGAGCAGCTCGCCGCCTCGGTGCAAGCCAGCCCCTGGTTGGTTGGCGACAGCCTCACCCTGGCCGATATCGCCGTGGCAGCCCAGCTGTCGCTGCTTCGCTTCCCCTCGTCCGCGGGTTCGGCCCTGGCTGGCAAGGGTGTGCCGGGGTTGAGCGATCACCCCAAGCTGCAGTCGCTGTTCCAATGGCGTGACCAGCTTGAACTCAAATTGATGGAGCGGACGCTGGAAGAGGTGTGA
- the rbfA gene encoding 30S ribosome-binding factor RbfA, which produces MAQGRRVERVAALIRKEVSELLINGIRDERVHQGMVSITEVEVSGDLQHCKIFVSVFGEAQERAQVLEGLQAASGFLRGELGRRLQMRRSPEVVFQLDRGLERGTSVLGLLNRLEDERQQRGEVPPGSDEQPSE; this is translated from the coding sequence ATGGCACAGGGGCGTCGAGTGGAGCGGGTTGCCGCGCTCATCCGAAAGGAAGTCAGTGAACTATTGATCAACGGCATCCGGGACGAACGGGTGCACCAGGGCATGGTGAGCATCACCGAAGTGGAGGTCTCCGGCGATCTGCAGCACTGCAAGATCTTTGTGAGCGTTTTCGGAGAAGCCCAGGAGCGCGCACAAGTGCTCGAAGGTCTTCAGGCCGCCAGCGGTTTCCTGCGGGGAGAACTGGGGCGGCGGCTGCAGATGCGCCGCTCCCCCGAGGTGGTGTTCCAACTAGACCGCGGTCTGGAACGCGGCACCTCCGTGCTGGGGCTGCTGAATCGCCTCGAGGATGAACGGCAGCAACGAGGAGAGGTTCCACCGGGGAGTGATGAACAGCCCAGCGAGTAG